One stretch of Thermoproteota archaeon DNA includes these proteins:
- a CDS encoding ArsR family transcriptional regulator — protein MADEIRTLPSDSPLKTALLDALADDYSRNIMNYTIEQPRSVIDIVKELDIPMTTAYRRVNDLTDKKILKVTGSVVTDDGKKYFLYQCKVKATYVVFGLEELNVQIIDNIGFTNSAYW, from the coding sequence ATGGCAGACGAAATCAGAACATTACCAAGTGATTCTCCTCTTAAAACTGCTTTACTTGATGCATTAGCTGATGATTATTCTCGAAATATAATGAACTATACAATTGAACAACCTAGATCTGTAATTGATATTGTCAAAGAACTTGATATTCCCATGACTACCGCATATAGACGAGTCAATGATCTTACTGATAAAAAAATTCTAAAGGTAACAGGTTCTGTAGTTACCGATGATGGAAAAAAATACTTTCTCTATCAATGTAAAGTAAAGGCTACCTATGTTGTATTTGGGTTAGAGGAGCTAAATGTACAGATTATTGATAATATTGGATTTACAAACAGTGCATACTGGTAA
- a CDS encoding DUF302 domain-containing protein, which produces MSFSHTVSTAKTIESAIQSLTQNLKEIGFGVLGSLNFKKILEEKGLEFKENYELLEVCNPKLAKQVLDSNPELGLLLPCTIAVYQKKGRNFISLAKPSALLGLVSENNMQFLGNEIEKNLIDIIEKSK; this is translated from the coding sequence ATGAGTTTTAGTCATACTGTATCTACAGCAAAAACAATAGAGAGTGCAATACAAAGTCTTACTCAAAACCTAAAGGAGATTGGGTTTGGAGTACTTGGTTCTCTAAATTTTAAGAAAATATTGGAAGAAAAGGGCTTAGAGTTCAAAGAGAATTATGAATTGTTAGAGGTATGTAACCCAAAATTAGCAAAACAGGTTTTAGATTCAAATCCAGAATTGGGTCTTTTGTTACCCTGCACAATAGCAGTTTACCAAAAGAAAGGAAGAAATTTTATCAGTCTTGCAAAACCTTCAGCCTTACTTGGTTTAGTTTCAGAAAATAATATGCAATTTTTGGGAAATGAGATTGAGAAAAATCTGATTGATATAATTGAAAAATCAAAATAA
- a CDS encoding ferritin → MKLSAKMTKALNDQIAMEAFASNYYLSMASWSQITGYEGTAGLFYAQSDEERMHMLKIIKFLNDLGVTVVIPAVKQPPKDFKSIEGICKIALKNEQAVTASINKIVELAQKEKDHSTFTFLQWFVDEQVQEETKFETILQKFELIGRDKLAINEIDKILGTMAATPEPAAN, encoded by the coding sequence ATGAAACTTTCTGCCAAGATGACAAAAGCACTAAATGATCAAATTGCTATGGAGGCATTTGCATCAAATTACTATCTGTCAATGGCATCTTGGTCTCAAATTACTGGGTATGAAGGAACTGCCGGTCTGTTTTATGCTCAGTCAGATGAAGAGCGCATGCATATGCTCAAGATTATAAAATTTCTAAATGATCTTGGTGTTACAGTAGTAATTCCAGCAGTAAAACAACCACCAAAGGATTTCAAATCAATTGAGGGGATATGCAAAATAGCATTAAAAAATGAACAGGCAGTTACTGCATCAATAAATAAAATTGTAGAGTTGGCACAAAAAGAAAAAGATCACAGTACGTTTACATTTCTACAATGGTTCGTAGATGAACAAGTCCAAGAAGAGACAAAGTTTGAAACTATTCTTCAAAAATTTGAATTAATTGGCCGTGATAAGCTTGCAATAAACGAGATTGACAAGATTCTTGGTACTATGGCAGCAACACCAGAACCTGCTGCAAATTAG
- the argH gene encoding argininosuccinate lyase gives MYRSRLGNDLNKITLDYVSSISDDTEIALYDILGSQAHAIMLYENNIISKNDIKKILSALEELKKEKFDTQSDSEDIHELIESLVIKKAGIASGGKMHTARSRNDQVSLDIRMKIRDDINILCNCLLDTIEALVSLAQKHDKTIMPLYTHLQQAQVGTFSHYLLAHADALFRDLDRLYVTYGRVNESPLGAGPVGGTSIPIDRQSTAKMLGFKGIVENSIDATSTRDFVAEYVSAIAILMTNLSKIAEDFVIWSTSEFSFIELSDEFTSPSSVMPQKKNPDILELTRGKTAEIIGYLMAILSTVKGLATGYGRDLQQIKSSIWKTSKISISALIVMKSMLLTLSVNEKNMKKAADSGYLIALDIAEKLVQSGVPFRTTHKIAGQLVQTAYQSKKQLSKLTPSEITKSIHGTGVDSKVVTEIIKSTTIASSLKERKSQGSSGFSEQKRMIENRLTKIHAYRGGTIKRDNDVTNSLDALSSKVKELTK, from the coding sequence ATGTATCGGTCACGTCTAGGAAATGACCTCAACAAAATAACTCTTGATTATGTTTCATCAATATCAGATGATACTGAGATTGCATTGTATGATATCTTGGGCAGTCAAGCACACGCAATAATGCTGTATGAGAATAATATTATTTCAAAAAATGATATCAAGAAAATTTTATCAGCACTTGAGGAACTCAAGAAAGAAAAATTTGACACACAATCTGATTCTGAAGACATTCATGAACTAATTGAATCACTAGTAATCAAAAAGGCAGGAATTGCAAGCGGTGGAAAGATGCACACTGCACGATCTCGCAATGATCAGGTCTCACTTGATATTCGAATGAAGATTCGAGATGACATTAACATCTTGTGCAATTGCTTGCTAGATACAATTGAAGCTCTAGTGTCTCTTGCACAAAAACATGACAAAACAATCATGCCGCTTTATACTCACTTGCAGCAAGCTCAGGTAGGAACATTCTCGCATTATCTATTGGCACATGCCGATGCATTATTTCGTGATTTAGACCGACTATACGTCACATATGGACGAGTAAATGAGAGCCCATTGGGTGCAGGACCTGTTGGTGGCACTAGCATCCCAATTGATAGGCAAAGCACCGCAAAGATGTTGGGCTTTAAGGGAATAGTTGAGAACTCTATTGATGCTACCAGCACTAGGGATTTTGTAGCAGAATATGTCTCTGCAATCGCAATTCTAATGACAAACCTTAGCAAGATTGCTGAGGACTTTGTAATTTGGTCAACATCTGAATTTTCATTCATAGAATTATCCGACGAGTTTACTTCTCCATCAAGTGTTATGCCACAAAAAAAGAATCCTGACATCTTGGAGCTTACCCGTGGAAAGACAGCTGAAATAATTGGTTACTTGATGGCAATTTTGTCCACTGTAAAGGGATTGGCAACAGGTTACGGACGTGACCTACAGCAGATAAAATCATCAATATGGAAGACATCAAAAATTTCAATCAGTGCCTTAATTGTAATGAAATCCATGCTGTTGACACTATCTGTTAATGAAAAGAACATGAAAAAGGCTGCAGATAGTGGTTATCTTATTGCACTAGACATTGCAGAAAAACTAGTTCAAAGCGGTGTTCCGTTTAGGACAACTCACAAGATTGCAGGACAGCTGGTACAAACAGCATACCAATCAAAAAAACAATTATCAAAACTCACGCCATCTGAGATAACAAAATCAATTCATGGAACAGGAGTTGACTCTAAAGTTGTAACTGAAATCATCAAGAGTACTACCATTGCATCATCACTCAAGGAGAGAAAATCCCAGGGCTCATCAGGATTTTCAGAACAAAAGAGAATGATTGAAAATAGATTGACAAAGATTCATGCATACCGGGGCGGTACTATAAAACGAGACAACGATGTCACAAATTCACTGGATGCATTATCCTCAAAAGTAAAAGAACTGACAAAATAA
- a CDS encoding DUF59 domain-containing protein, with translation MSQDVKQLRVKIFDELSKIVDPEINTSITDLELIDEVDINEKNVKVDLHLTSPFCPAVFGFKICQDIHDNLLKVDGIDDVKVNVSNHFMAEQINNQVNNSPNPKKQG, from the coding sequence ATGTCACAAGACGTCAAACAACTTCGTGTGAAAATTTTTGATGAACTATCAAAGATCGTAGATCCTGAAATCAACACATCAATTACTGATTTAGAATTGATTGATGAAGTAGACATTAATGAAAAAAATGTTAAAGTGGATTTGCATCTGACTAGTCCATTTTGTCCAGCAGTGTTTGGATTCAAGATCTGCCAAGATATTCATGATAATCTGCTAAAGGTAGATGGAATTGATGATGTCAAGGTAAATGTCTCAAATCACTTTATGGCAGAGCAGATTAACAATCAGGTAAATAACAGCCCAAATCCAAAAAAGCAGGGCTAG
- a CDS encoding succinate dehydrogenase/fumarate reductase iron-sulfur subunit, with product MATELATEQSSSNVSPSQTITLRVARINPNVDGEKKFMDFQIPVQKWTTVLEAILEAKQHFDHSIAVRYSCRQATCGSCGMVINGKPRLACFTKISELNSNVVTVEPMNNFPIIRDLTVGFDRMFANHKKVKPFMINDETEVTDRTKEHIQTPEELEKFIQFAGCIKCGLCNSACPTMTMDSSFVGPQALAQAYRYVADNRDKGKDDRLKVIDESHGIWRCHFAGSCSQVCPKGVDPAMGIQLLRGYLLGFNR from the coding sequence ATGGCAACAGAATTAGCTACTGAACAATCATCTAGTAATGTATCTCCTTCTCAGACAATCACACTGCGTGTTGCAAGAATTAATCCAAATGTCGATGGTGAGAAAAAATTCATGGACTTTCAGATACCTGTTCAGAAATGGACTACAGTCCTTGAAGCAATTCTTGAGGCAAAGCAACATTTTGATCATTCTATTGCTGTGCGATATTCCTGCAGACAGGCAACATGTGGTTCATGTGGAATGGTTATTAATGGAAAACCAAGATTGGCATGCTTTACAAAAATTAGTGAGCTAAACTCTAATGTTGTAACAGTAGAGCCGATGAATAACTTTCCAATAATTCGAGATCTTACAGTTGGCTTTGATAGAATGTTTGCAAACCACAAAAAAGTAAAGCCGTTTATGATTAACGATGAGACAGAAGTTACTGACAGAACTAAAGAACACATTCAAACACCAGAAGAGCTTGAAAAATTCATCCAGTTTGCTGGCTGCATAAAATGTGGCCTGTGTAACTCTGCATGTCCAACAATGACTATGGATTCATCCTTTGTTGGCCCACAAGCATTGGCACAAGCATACCGATACGTTGCAGATAATCGTGACAAAGGAAAGGATGACAGACTAAAAGTTATTGATGAATCACATGGTATATGGAGATGTCATTTTGCCGGATCTTGCAGCCAGGTCTGTCCAAAGGGAGTTGACCCTGCTATGGGAATTCAACTACTTCGAGGATATCTCTTAGGCTTTAATCGTTAA
- a CDS encoding succinate dehydrogenase, translating into MRESTIMKIHYGTALGAVALVAVHILFRLTQDFSQSLEYESVIANYQFLPYAGMLEIILILLSIHGFNGLRVILLEFKQGPSYEKAVSYGCIAAMIAVIAYGSRTIFMTSMGMV; encoded by the coding sequence ATGAGAGAAAGCACAATTATGAAAATTCACTATGGAACTGCACTTGGAGCAGTTGCTCTTGTCGCAGTGCATATTTTGTTTAGACTAACACAAGACTTCTCTCAATCACTAGAGTATGAGAGTGTAATTGCAAATTACCAGTTCCTACCATATGCTGGAATGCTTGAGATAATCTTGATACTATTATCCATTCATGGATTCAATGGATTGCGGGTTATATTGCTGGAGTTTAAACAAGGACCGTCATATGAGAAAGCAGTATCGTATGGGTGTATAGCTGCAATGATTGCAGTAATTGCATATGGTTCACGAACTATATTTATGACGAGCATGGGGATGGTGTAA
- a CDS encoding succinate dehydrogenase: protein MPKVDENKVNENKEGIKGMANPGRYGIERFAYWLMRLTGLGLLAYFVAHIYETSNILKGKAGWAEVLAMTQTTEGHIVLTIVIGMCVFHTVNGIRVMLGHGGIGVGTPGRADYPYTPRSQNYRHKIGIYSAIVLAAIAMMYGMTVMFGE from the coding sequence ATGCCAAAAGTAGATGAAAACAAAGTAAACGAGAACAAAGAAGGAATCAAGGGAATGGCAAATCCCGGAAGATACGGGATTGAGCGCTTTGCATATTGGTTAATGCGCTTGACAGGATTGGGACTGTTGGCATATTTTGTTGCTCACATTTATGAAACAAGTAATATTCTAAAAGGAAAGGCCGGTTGGGCAGAAGTCCTTGCCATGACACAGACCACAGAGGGTCACATCGTTCTTACCATTGTAATTGGAATGTGTGTCTTTCATACTGTAAACGGAATTCGTGTAATGCTAGGACATGGTGGTATTGGCGTTGGAACTCCAGGTAGAGCTGACTATCCATACACTCCACGTTCTCAAAACTATCGACACAAAATTGGAATCTACTCTGCAATAGTATTGGCTGCAATAGCAATGATGTACGGAATGACCGTAATGTTTGGTGAATAA
- a CDS encoding succinate dehydrogenase/fumarate reductase flavoprotein subunit: MVESIEYDLIICGSGLAGLRAGISAAQKSPDIKIAMVSKVQVMRSHSVSAEGGTAAVLFEEEGDSIESHIYDTVKGSDFLADQDVAERLCREMPKQVYQLEHWGMPWSRRKDGRIDQRAFGGYSFPRATYASDKVGFFEMQTLYDTCQRFDNIEYLNEWFATSIIHDGQRFLGITAIDLKSGTFYSIKAKALIIATGGAGRLYSFSTYAHSSTPDGLDMAFRAGMALKDMEFVQFHPTGILPSGILITEGARGEGGYLLNNKGERFMKKYAANKMELAPRDIVSRSMITEINEGRGFKHETGVDCMKLDLRHLGDEVIKEKLGGIREISIKFSGIDPAQEIMDVRPVCHYMMGGIHTDIDGATELQGVWAAGEAACNSVHGSNRLGANSTSECIVWGNITGSLAAEYIKKGVPSTPWPHHLVTAEEKRIYDGIFRGNGDANPYEIRQELTDMMNEKAYVYRTEEKLVDGLRKLRKLREETWKHVDDKAKEYNTNFTNVMELDSMFRVAEVVLIGAINRKESRGAHARTDYPKRDDTKFLHHTLAYYDPKEPIMKTHPVTITNYQPVERKY; this comes from the coding sequence ATGGTCGAGTCAATCGAATATGATTTGATTATCTGTGGCTCCGGATTGGCTGGATTGCGTGCTGGAATTTCAGCTGCACAAAAAAGTCCTGATATCAAAATTGCAATGGTATCTAAAGTTCAGGTTATGCGTTCACATTCAGTCTCTGCAGAGGGTGGTACAGCTGCAGTACTGTTTGAAGAAGAAGGTGACTCTATTGAATCTCACATTTATGATACGGTAAAGGGAAGTGACTTTTTAGCAGACCAAGATGTCGCTGAAAGACTTTGTCGTGAAATGCCAAAACAAGTTTACCAGCTAGAACACTGGGGAATGCCTTGGTCTAGAAGAAAGGACGGAAGAATTGATCAAAGAGCATTTGGTGGATATAGTTTTCCAAGAGCAACTTATGCATCTGATAAAGTTGGATTTTTTGAGATGCAGACACTCTATGATACATGTCAGAGATTTGATAATATTGAATATCTCAATGAATGGTTTGCAACTTCAATAATTCACGATGGTCAGAGATTTCTAGGAATTACTGCAATTGATCTAAAGTCTGGAACATTTTATTCAATTAAAGCTAAAGCACTAATCATTGCAACTGGCGGTGCAGGAAGACTGTACAGCTTTTCAACATATGCTCACTCTTCAACACCTGATGGACTAGACATGGCATTTCGTGCAGGAATGGCACTCAAAGACATGGAGTTTGTTCAGTTCCACCCAACTGGAATCTTACCATCTGGAATTCTAATCACAGAGGGAGCAAGAGGTGAAGGTGGTTACCTTCTAAATAACAAGGGTGAGCGATTCATGAAAAAATATGCAGCAAACAAGATGGAGCTTGCACCAAGAGATATTGTTTCTCGTTCTATGATTACTGAAATTAACGAAGGCAGAGGATTCAAACATGAGACAGGTGTTGACTGTATGAAGCTTGACCTGCGTCATTTGGGTGATGAAGTAATCAAAGAAAAACTTGGAGGAATCAGAGAGATTTCAATCAAGTTCTCCGGTATTGATCCTGCCCAAGAGATTATGGATGTTAGACCAGTATGTCACTATATGATGGGTGGAATTCACACTGACATTGATGGTGCCACAGAATTACAAGGCGTTTGGGCTGCTGGTGAGGCTGCATGTAACAGCGTTCATGGCTCAAACAGATTAGGCGCAAACTCCACATCAGAATGCATTGTATGGGGAAACATCACAGGCTCACTTGCTGCTGAATACATCAAAAAAGGAGTTCCTTCTACACCATGGCCACATCATCTAGTTACTGCAGAAGAGAAGAGAATCTATGATGGAATATTTCGCGGAAATGGAGATGCAAATCCATACGAGATTAGACAGGAGCTTACTGATATGATGAATGAAAAAGCATACGTATACAGAACTGAAGAAAAACTCGTTGATGGTTTGAGGAAGCTTAGAAAACTACGTGAAGAAACCTGGAAACATGTTGATGATAAAGCCAAAGAATACAATACAAACTTTACAAATGTAATGGAGCTAGATTCTATGTTTAGAGTGGCAGAAGTTGTACTGATTGGGGCAATCAACAGAAAAGAATCAAGAGGAGCTCATGCAAGAACTGATTATCCAAAACGTGACGATACAAAATTCTTACATCACACTTTGGCATACTATGATCCAAAAGAGCCAATAATGAAGACTCATCCTGTAACAATTACTAATTACCAACCAGTGGAGAGGAAATACTGA
- a CDS encoding PadR family transcriptional regulator, with translation MISDWFQRVGSSVPRGFSRYYILELLKSKPYSGKEIIDHASEQSQGIWKPSPGLIYPLLGRLLDEGLIDETKDGKYQITSKGKSTAEDVEKIHDVVRKQLDVLFRLGNIGRFVAMDTLEKIYSMGSLLSSNAENMTKQETEKYRKFLQSELEKLDEKSAKKKGKEFKVE, from the coding sequence ATGATTTCAGACTGGTTTCAAAGGGTAGGCAGTTCGGTACCCAGAGGATTTTCAAGATACTACATCTTGGAGCTCTTAAAATCAAAACCATATTCTGGCAAAGAGATTATCGATCATGCTTCTGAGCAAAGCCAAGGCATATGGAAACCATCTCCAGGATTGATCTATCCATTACTTGGCAGGCTACTAGATGAGGGATTAATCGATGAAACAAAGGATGGCAAGTATCAGATTACATCAAAGGGAAAATCAACAGCAGAAGATGTCGAGAAGATTCATGATGTTGTAAGAAAACAACTTGACGTATTGTTTAGACTAGGAAACATTGGACGCTTTGTAGCCATGGATACTTTGGAGAAGATCTACAGCATGGGCTCATTATTGAGCTCAAATGCCGAAAACATGACAAAGCAAGAGACTGAAAAATATAGAAAGTTCCTCCAGTCAGAGCTTGAAAAATTAGATGAAAAATCAGCCAAAAAGAAAGGCAAAGAGTTCAAGGTAGAATAG
- a CDS encoding carboxyvinyl-carboxyphosphonate phosphorylmutase, giving the protein MLKKKGPLVIPGVYDAIGAKIAQKVGFDAMFQTGYGTSATLFGMPDYGFIGATETVDNARRICRAVSTPVIVDVDTGYGNALSVWKLVKEIESAGASGIFLEDQRWPKRCGHMQGKEVVPYEEYAEKLGAALDARSSKDFVIVARTDARATQGLDAAIERGLKNKKLGADIIFVEAPQSIEEMKIIGKSIKAPLVANMIEGGATPISSASDLYKMGFKIILYPLSVLFANTFSTMNVLKELKKTGGTKKIQKQLVDFEEFNNLVELSKFRKLEKKYGYSKRE; this is encoded by the coding sequence ATTCTAAAAAAGAAAGGACCGCTTGTAATTCCAGGTGTCTATGATGCAATAGGTGCAAAGATAGCGCAAAAGGTTGGGTTTGATGCAATGTTCCAAACTGGATATGGCACCTCTGCAACTCTATTTGGTATGCCTGATTATGGCTTTATTGGAGCCACCGAAACTGTGGATAATGCAAGGAGAATCTGTAGAGCGGTTTCTACTCCGGTAATTGTAGACGTAGATACAGGATATGGTAATGCCCTCAGCGTATGGAAACTAGTCAAGGAAATTGAGAGTGCAGGTGCATCTGGAATTTTTCTAGAGGATCAGAGATGGCCAAAAAGATGTGGACATATGCAAGGAAAGGAAGTAGTGCCGTATGAAGAGTATGCAGAAAAACTAGGTGCTGCGTTAGATGCAAGAAGCAGTAAGGATTTTGTTATTGTTGCAAGAACTGACGCAAGAGCAACTCAAGGATTGGATGCTGCAATAGAGCGTGGATTAAAAAATAAAAAATTAGGAGCAGACATTATTTTTGTTGAAGCTCCACAATCAATTGAGGAGATGAAGATTATTGGCAAATCCATTAAAGCTCCACTTGTTGCAAATATGATTGAAGGTGGAGCAACACCAATTAGTTCTGCATCAGATTTGTACAAGATGGGATTTAAGATAATTCTGTATCCGCTTTCTGTTTTGTTTGCAAATACATTTTCGACAATGAATGTTCTCAAGGAATTAAAGAAGACAGGTGGAACTAAAAAAATTCAAAAGCAACTTGTAGACTTTGAAGAGTTTAACAATTTAGTAGAGTTATCAAAGTTTAGAAAGCTAGAAAAGAAGTACGGATATTCAAAAAGAGAATAA
- a CDS encoding DNA-binding protein, with amino-acid sequence MSNEARDTIFIGKKPLMAYVTSTLIQLANLPSVHIKARGLSIGRAVDVAQIISRKTENAGYSIGEIKIGSESLESQDGKQRNVSTIEIEVKRNAS; translated from the coding sequence ATGTCAAACGAAGCAAGAGACACCATATTCATTGGTAAGAAACCTTTGATGGCGTATGTTACTTCTACGCTAATTCAATTGGCAAACTTACCTTCCGTACACATCAAGGCAAGAGGTCTCAGCATCGGACGTGCAGTTGACGTAGCACAAATCATCTCACGAAAAACCGAAAACGCTGGATACTCTATTGGTGAAATCAAGATTGGCTCTGAATCATTAGAGTCACAAGACGGCAAACAAAGAAACGTATCAACAATAGAAATTGAAGTAAAGAGAAACGCATCCTAA
- a CDS encoding HEAT repeat domain-containing protein: MVNNAEITKILDSDSKDLKIQTLESLSEAKDPEIIRKIITKLDDPDIQVRGEAFSALVLNENDISEFLIQSLDSESRYVRGFSALILANRNEKNCIESIIKLTEDQSSMVRECALGALGFLKAEKAKDVIHRCFFDSSIEVKKSALKAAIDIGETVHKEEIDKISKEKDAELEKLIVLAQKKS; this comes from the coding sequence ATGGTAAATAATGCGGAAATTACAAAAATTTTAGATTCTGATTCAAAAGATTTGAAAATTCAAACTCTAGAGTCACTTTCTGAAGCAAAAGACCCAGAAATTATCAGAAAAATTATCACAAAATTAGATGATCCGGATATTCAGGTTAGAGGGGAGGCATTTAGCGCCCTTGTTCTAAATGAAAATGACATCTCAGAATTTTTAATTCAAAGTCTTGATTCTGAGAGCAGATATGTAAGAGGTTTTTCTGCATTAATTTTGGCAAATAGAAATGAGAAAAATTGTATCGAGTCAATCATCAAACTTACAGAAGATCAGAGCTCCATGGTTCGCGAGTGTGCATTAGGAGCATTAGGATTTCTAAAAGCAGAAAAGGCAAAAGATGTCATTCACAGATGTTTCTTTGATTCAAGCATTGAAGTGAAAAAAAGTGCGCTAAAGGCTGCAATCGACATTGGAGAAACAGTTCACAAAGAAGAGATAGATAAAATTTCTAAAGAAAAAGATGCAGAGCTTGAAAAGCTAATAGTCTTAGCTCAAAAGAAATCATAA
- a CDS encoding ferredoxin--NADP reductase produces the protein MVVENKATITYIQLLKEDLAIFRLVPNDGVVPDYHAGQFITIGMNVPSEGKVIRRAYSIASHPENKKYIELVIRWVRKPLPGRLTTQLFNAKEGDEVTWIKPTGAALSINETLPNGNKDNRRIVCIGGGTGIAPFVSFAQHLHDVGDKREIVVLHGASYVDELSYKELFTNLEYESLDKGKDKWNFTYRATISRPQDWFNRSWGGQTGRVETFLRPREDGMSPLEELVGEKITKDNTMFYICGWQGTIDGVMDFLKPKNFVTQREKRADGSFEVKFESYG, from the coding sequence ATGGTTGTAGAAAATAAGGCCACGATTACATATATTCAATTACTAAAAGAAGATCTTGCAATATTCAGACTAGTTCCAAACGATGGGGTAGTTCCAGATTACCACGCAGGTCAGTTCATTACAATTGGAATGAATGTTCCAAGTGAGGGCAAAGTCATCAGAAGAGCATACTCTATTGCATCACATCCTGAAAACAAAAAATACATTGAACTTGTTATCAGATGGGTAAGAAAACCACTTCCTGGAAGATTAACCACTCAATTGTTTAATGCAAAAGAAGGAGATGAAGTAACTTGGATTAAACCAACTGGTGCAGCACTATCAATTAATGAAACACTTCCAAACGGTAACAAAGACAACAGAAGAATCGTATGTATTGGTGGTGGTACAGGTATTGCACCATTTGTTAGTTTTGCACAACATCTCCATGATGTAGGAGACAAACGAGAAATTGTTGTATTACACGGTGCCAGTTATGTTGATGAGCTCAGCTACAAAGAACTTTTCACTAATCTAGAATACGAAAGCCTCGACAAAGGCAAGGACAAATGGAATTTTACTTATCGCGCAACTATCAGTAGACCACAAGACTGGTTTAACAGATCATGGGGCGGACAAACTGGAAGAGTTGAGACATTTCTGAGACCACGTGAAGACGGAATGTCACCACTTGAAGAATTAGTTGGCGAGAAGATTACAAAAGACAACACAATGTTTTACATTTGTGGTTGGCAAGGAACAATTGATGGTGTAATGGACTTCTTAAAACCAAAGAACTTTGTTACGCAAAGAGAAAAGCGAGCTGACGGAAGCTTCGAAGTAAAGTTCGAATCATACGGATAG
- a CDS encoding branched-chain amino acid transaminase, whose product MKFSNSKFVWFDGKLVSIDKAKVPVTTHAIHYGTSVFEGIRAYWNSENLFIFRLDEHVKRFRNSGKFYSMSLNYSDGEIKKAIINLCKKNKMKKSCYIRPFYFIGQYGINLHVTKNAPTHLAIFMFPFGDLFNKNGITAGVSSKRKFSDASTPTQAKMGGNYLNSIIATQEAKKKGFDEAILLDLEGNVSEAPGENIFIVKREKMYTPPISSSALNGITRDAVLKIAKDSGYKASIKKFNRNELIKADEIFLTGTAAEITPIIKIDRKKVGNGKVGPITKAIMSEYTDIVMNRKKKYSHWLTAVYQ is encoded by the coding sequence GTGAAATTTTCTAATTCAAAATTTGTTTGGTTTGATGGAAAGTTAGTCTCCATAGATAAAGCAAAAGTTCCTGTCACAACACATGCAATTCATTATGGAACATCAGTATTTGAAGGAATTAGAGCATATTGGAATTCAGAAAACCTGTTTATTTTTAGACTAGATGAGCATGTAAAACGATTTAGAAATTCTGGTAAATTTTATTCCATGTCCTTGAATTATTCTGATGGAGAGATCAAAAAAGCAATCATCAATTTATGCAAAAAAAACAAGATGAAAAAATCCTGCTATATTAGACCGTTTTACTTTATTGGTCAGTATGGAATCAATTTGCATGTTACAAAAAATGCACCAACACACCTTGCAATCTTTATGTTTCCATTTGGAGATCTGTTTAACAAAAACGGCATTACCGCTGGCGTGTCATCAAAGAGAAAATTCTCTGATGCATCAACTCCAACTCAAGCAAAGATGGGAGGAAACTATCTAAACTCAATCATCGCAACACAAGAAGCAAAGAAAAAAGGATTCGATGAGGCGATTCTTCTAGATTTGGAAGGAAATGTAAGTGAGGCACCTGGAGAAAATATCTTCATAGTTAAACGAGAAAAGATGTACACTCCACCAATTAGTTCATCAGCCCTTAATGGAATTACCAGAGATGCAGTTCTAAAAATTGCAAAAGATAGTGGTTACAAAGCATCAATCAAGAAATTCAACAGGAATGAATTGATCAAGGCAGATGAGATTTTCCTTACAGGAACTGCAGCAGAGATAACACCAATAATCAAAATTGATCGAAAAAAAGTGGGAAACGGCAAAGTAGGACCCATCACAAAAGCCATAATGTCAGAATATACGGATATTGTAATGAATAGAAAGAAGAAATATTCACACTGGTTAACGGCGGTATACCAATGA